The Candidatus Schekmanbacteria bacterium genome includes the window AAAGGATTGCAAATATGGGGCAACGCAGAAATAATAACTCCCAAAGACAAAGAAAAATATCAGGAAGCAAGGAATATAATCAAATCTGAAGAAAGGGAAGATCTAAAAAAATTAGGTCCTCTTCCAATAAGAGATAAATTGAAAGTCATCAAGATAAAAACTGAAAAGGCAAGATATCTAAGTTTCCCCGATGGAATATTAAATCAAGTGTGGGAAGCCGAATAGTTATATACTCCAACGTTTGACAGCACTCTCCTTTATTTTTTCAAGGATATAATTGCAAAAAAGAGCAATAAAACTTCCCAATATTGCTCCTGCTAAAACATCAGAGGGATAATGGACTCCCATATAGACCCTTGAAAGAGCAACAAGAAATGCGGCAGACAAAAAATAAACACGCCCTTTCGGATACTTCAAAGCCATAAAAACGGCCCATGTGAAGGCAATTGTGCTGTGTCCTGATGGGAAAGAATAACTTTGAAGCGGGAATCCTATTATATTCACCCAATCATAAGAATACATTGGTCTTTGTCGGGCAAAAAAAACTTTCAAGAAACGATACGAATAGCGGGCTGTCAACATCACAATGATAAAAGATGATATATTATATATTTTATCCCTTCTCACCATAAAGAAACATAAAATGCCGCCAAGAATAACAAGGTAAAAACTTCCGGCATAAGTAATGACAGGCATTGAATAGTCGAGAAGAGAGTTTTTTATTATGACATTTATGAATCTTAAAATGTCAGCGTCCAAATTTATAAAATATTCAATCATTACATTGAAAGGTATTGTTTAAGAGCTATACCTGTATAGGATTTGGAATTCATCATAATTTTTTCTGGTCTGTCAAAAGC containing:
- a CDS encoding phosphatase PAP2 family protein, whose product is MIEYFINLDADILRFINVIIKNSLLDYSMPVITYAGSFYLVILGGILCFFMVRRDKIYNISSFIIVMLTARYSYRFLKVFFARQRPMYSYDWVNIIGFPLQSYSFPSGHSTIAFTWAVFMALKYPKGRVYFLSAAFLVALSRVYMGVHYPSDVLAGAILGSFIALFCNYILEKIKESAVKRWSI